A single genomic interval of Monodelphis domestica isolate mMonDom1 chromosome X, mMonDom1.pri, whole genome shotgun sequence harbors:
- the LOC100013839 gene encoding DDB1- and CUL4-associated factor 15-like, translating into MMAPSSKTGRKSQAGGSGGGGGGGQGGNPARTQRRGHVIKQLEQARLNGQLSSRLFRKLPPRVCVSLRSIVDEDYLSAGHIFLGFSKCGRYVFSYTNSSGDDDFFYIYHLYWWEFNIHSKLKLVRQVRLFQEEEIYSDLYLTVCEWPSDANKIIVFGSNTQSTSGLLMNMMMTNEENQRDIYVSTVATPPGDLCLSCQDARLAHFGDPSVHCLKHGFMLHTKYQVVYPFPTFQPAFQLKKDQVALLNTSYSLVACAFTVCSAGDDSFHQILYDGSTQTPSPPDLSGSFSQAEPLVSRGSCSGVSSLSPLEPSAAVAKAEEFEVDISWGAREAEGGIVQEAQQPPCLEVQKPPCLEASEALPLDEESESQDSPIETVPPVVEPDYINYTKLHYVLEPGNWAEPEDEMEDDKISLPFVVTDLQGRNLRPMRDPPICQGQYLTVEQLILDFEYVINEVIRNDASWSQQFDSFSDYDIVILQVCPETNKVLINIGLLLLAFPSPGGEAQHRPKPYHTSLKVSWDLNTSIFVTVSVDDLTEVQGQTSSSIWSSYRKNCADLMMKWLVPESDKHYVNRITNEAQLKGNTVKALADKERYTWIVL; encoded by the exons ATGATGGCGCCCAGTTCGAAGACTGGTCGCAAAAGCCAGGCAGGGGGCAGTGGAGGCGGGGGCGGTGGTGGCCAGGGCGGTAATCCGGCCAGAACTCAGAGGCGGGGCCATGTTATAAAGCAGCTAGAGCAAGCCCGGCTTAATGGGCAGCTTTCTTCACGGCTTTTTCGTAAACTGCCACCTCGCGTGTGCGTTTCCTTGAGGAGCATAGTGGATGAGGATTACCTCAGTGCCGGCCACATCTTCCTGGGCTTTTCCAAATGTGGCCGTTATGTCTTTTCGTATACTAATAGCAGTGGCGATGATGACTTCTTCTACATCTACCACCTGTATTGGTGGGAATTCAACATCCACAGCAAGCTAAAGCTGGTGAGGCAGGTAAGGCTCTTCCAAGAAGAAGAGATTTATAGTGACTTGTATCTGACTGTGTGTGAGTGGCCCAGCGACGCTAACAAAATCATAGTCTTTGGTTCTAATACCCAGTCAACCAGTGGGCTCCTTATGAACATGATGATGACCAATGAAGAGAACCAGCGGGACATTTATGTTAGCACGGTGGCCACGCCCCCTGGTGACCTTTGCCTTAGCTGCCAAGACGCCAGGCTTGCCCACTTTGGAGACCCTAGTGTTCACTGCCTGAAGCACGGGTTCATGCTGCACACCAAGTACCAGGTGGTCTACCCCTTCCCCACTTTCCAGCCAGCTTTCCAGCTCAAAAAGGACCAGGTGGCGTTGCTCAACACCAGTTACTCCCTGGTGGCATGTGCATTCACTGTCTGCTCAGCAGGTGATGACAGTTTTCACCAAATCCTTTATGATGGAAGCACCCAAACTCCATCCCCACCTGACTTGTCTGGGTCCTTCAGTCAAGCAGAGCCCCTGGTGTCCAGAGGATCTTGCTCAGGGGTCAGCTCCCTTAGCCCCCTAGAGCCTTCAGCAGCTGTGGCCAAAGCTGAGGAATTTGAGGTTGACATTTCCTGGGGGGCCAGGGAAGCAGAGGGTGGCATTGTGCAGGAGGCACAACAGCCCCCCTGCCTGGAGGTGCAAAAGCCCCCCTGCCTGGAG GCTTCTGAGGCCCTGCCCTTGGATGAGGAATCTGAATCTCAGGACAGTCCTATTGAAACAGTGCCCCCAGTTGTGGAGCCAGATTATATCAACTACACTAAACTCCACTATGTGCTGGAACCTGGGAACTGGGCTGAACCAGAGGATGAGATGGAAGATGACAAGATCTCCCTTCCGTTTGTGGTGACTGATCTCCAGGGGAGGAATCTGCGTCCTATGAGAGACCCGCCAATTTGCCAAGGCCAGTACCTGACAGTGGAGCAGCTCATATTGGACTTTGAGTATGTCATTAATGAAGTTATCCGAAACGATGCCAGTTGGAGCCAGCAGTTTGACTCATTCAGTGACTATGACATTGTCATTTTGCAGGTCTGTCCTGAAACCAACAAGGTTCTCATCAACATTGGCCTGCTGCTCCTGGCCTTCCCTTCCCCTGGTGGGGAGGCCCAGCACCGACCAAAGCCCTATCATACCAGCTTAAAGGTGTCCTGGGACCTAAATACAAGCATCTTTGTTACCGTCAGTGTGGATGATCTCACTGAGGTTCAAGGGCAAACCAGTAGCAGCATCTGGAGCTCCTATCGAAAGAACTGTGCGGATTTGATGATGAAGTGGCTTGTGCCTGAGAGTGATAAACATTATGTTAATAGGATAACCAATGAGGCACAACTCAAAGGCAACACTGTGAAAGCCCTGGCTGACAAAGAAAGGTACACATGGATTGTTCTATAA